From Pseudomonas putida, one genomic window encodes:
- a CDS encoding flavin monoamine oxidase family protein, whose amino-acid sequence MAAAWVRLCALVLIGVSSGAALAKDKTPSAIVVGGGLAGLTAAYELQDKGWQVTLLEAKAGMGGRSGLATSEWVGNSKAQPVLNQYLERFKLETLPAPEFVRTPGYLIDGEYFSASDLTTRQPATAEALKRYEKTLDDLARSIDDPLKPQATSTLFALDQMNVSTWLDKLQLPSTARQLINQQIRTRYDEPSRLSLLYFAQQSRVYRGVSDRDLRAARLPGGSPVLAQAFVKQLKTIKTSSPVTSIVQDSGGVTVKVGSASYQADYVVMAVPLRALAKIQITPALDTQHIAALRGTNYGWRDQLLLKFKQPVWESRARMSGEIFSNAGLGMLWIEPALKGGANVVINLSGDNARLLQAFGDKQMVDQVLIRLHAFYPKARGAFTGYEVKRYSADAGTGGAYLAYGPGQISKYWRLWERPVQRIAFAGEHTDALYPGTLEGALRSGQRAASQVQDLLAGKSFDPAKAAPVAATGAARKDNGGFFSNLFGGSSDKADDAEKAPAKAEPVKAEEAKVDKPGFFSRLFGSADKPEAKASPATAPAPEPAQAKAG is encoded by the coding sequence ATGGCTGCTGCTTGGGTGCGCCTGTGCGCGTTGGTATTGATCGGTGTGTCCAGCGGCGCCGCGCTGGCCAAGGACAAGACACCTTCGGCAATCGTGGTGGGTGGCGGCCTGGCAGGCCTGACTGCGGCCTACGAGCTGCAGGACAAGGGTTGGCAGGTGACCTTGCTGGAAGCCAAGGCCGGCATGGGCGGCCGCTCTGGCCTGGCCACCAGTGAGTGGGTCGGCAACAGCAAGGCTCAGCCGGTGCTCAACCAGTACCTTGAGCGTTTCAAGCTCGAGACACTGCCCGCGCCCGAGTTCGTCCGTACTCCGGGGTATCTGATCGACGGGGAGTACTTCAGCGCCAGCGACCTGACTACCCGCCAGCCAGCTACCGCCGAAGCGCTCAAGCGCTACGAGAAGACCCTCGATGACCTGGCCCGTTCGATCGATGACCCGCTCAAACCGCAGGCCACCAGTACGCTGTTCGCCCTCGACCAGATGAACGTTTCCACCTGGCTCGACAAGCTGCAGTTGCCCAGCACTGCACGGCAGCTGATCAACCAGCAGATCCGTACCCGCTATGACGAACCATCGCGTCTCTCACTGCTGTACTTCGCCCAGCAGAGCCGTGTCTACCGCGGCGTCAGCGACCGTGACCTGCGTGCCGCACGCTTGCCTGGCGGCAGCCCGGTGCTGGCCCAGGCTTTCGTCAAGCAGCTGAAAACCATCAAGACCAGCTCGCCGGTCACCTCCATCGTTCAGGACAGCGGCGGGGTCACCGTCAAGGTCGGCAGCGCCAGCTATCAGGCCGATTATGTGGTCATGGCGGTGCCGCTGCGTGCCCTGGCCAAGATCCAGATCACTCCAGCTCTGGACACCCAGCACATCGCGGCGCTGAGGGGCACCAACTATGGTTGGCGCGATCAGTTGCTGCTCAAATTCAAGCAGCCAGTCTGGGAAAGCCGCGCTCGCATGTCTGGCGAAATCTTCAGCAACGCAGGCCTTGGCATGCTGTGGATCGAGCCAGCACTCAAAGGCGGCGCCAACGTGGTGATCAACCTGTCGGGTGACAACGCCCGTCTGCTGCAGGCGTTCGGCGACAAACAGATGGTCGACCAGGTATTGATCCGGCTGCATGCCTTCTATCCAAAGGCCCGTGGTGCGTTCACCGGTTATGAGGTCAAGCGCTACAGCGCCGATGCCGGCACCGGCGGTGCTTACCTGGCCTATGGCCCAGGGCAGATCAGCAAGTACTGGCGCCTGTGGGAGCGCCCGGTGCAACGCATTGCGTTTGCCGGTGAGCATACCGACGCGCTGTACCCAGGCACCCTTGAAGGTGCCCTGCGCAGTGGCCAGCGTGCCGCCAGCCAAGTGCAGGACCTGCTGGCCGGCAAGTCGTTCGACCCCGCCAAGGCTGCCCCTGTGGCGGCGACAGGGGCGGCAAGGAAGGACAACGGTGGGTTCTTCTCCAACCTGTTCGGTGGTTCATCCGACAAGGCGGACGACGCCGAGAAGGCACCCGCCAAAGCAGAACCGGTGAAGGCCGAGGAGGCGAAGGTGGACAAGCCTGGTTTCTTCTCGCGGTTGTTCGGCAGCGCCGACAAGCCTGAAGCCAAGGCTTCTCCAGCTACAGCTCCAGCTCCAGAACCGGCCCAGGCCAAGGCCGGCTGA
- the trhA gene encoding PAQR family membrane homeostasis protein TrhA produces MYYGERFNAWTHLVGAFLACIGAIWLIVSAGLQGDPWKIVSFSIYGGTLLLLYSISTLYHSTRGRAKVIMRKLDHLSIYLLIAGSYTPFCLVSLRGPWGWSLFGVVWGLAVIGMLQEIKPRSEARVLSIIIYAVMGWIVLVAVNPLLQSLGTAGFAWLAAGGVFYTVGIIFFAFDSRFRHWHGIWHLFVIAGSLMHFVAVSFYVR; encoded by the coding sequence ATGTATTACGGTGAACGCTTCAACGCTTGGACCCATTTGGTCGGTGCCTTCCTGGCTTGTATTGGGGCTATTTGGCTGATCGTCAGTGCAGGGCTGCAGGGCGATCCCTGGAAGATCGTCAGCTTCTCGATCTACGGCGGCACACTGCTGCTGCTCTACAGCATCTCCACCCTCTACCACAGCACCCGCGGGCGGGCCAAGGTGATCATGCGCAAGCTCGATCACCTGTCCATCTACCTGCTCATCGCCGGCAGCTACACACCGTTCTGCCTGGTGAGCCTGCGCGGGCCCTGGGGCTGGAGCCTGTTCGGGGTGGTCTGGGGGCTGGCGGTGATCGGCATGCTGCAGGAAATCAAGCCACGCTCAGAGGCTCGGGTCCTGTCCATCATCATCTATGCAGTGATGGGCTGGATCGTGCTGGTGGCGGTCAACCCGCTGCTGCAAAGCCTGGGCACCGCCGGCTTTGCCTGGCTGGCGGCGGGCGGTGTGTTTTATACCGTGGGCATCATCTTCTTCGCCTTCGACAGCCGATTCCGACACTGGCATGGCATCTGGCACCTGTTCGTGATCGCTGGCAGCCTGATGCACTTCGTGGCAGTGTCCTTCTACGTGCGTTAG
- a CDS encoding chemotaxis protein CheW has product MLELIAGQRSSLTGLLLPLGDRTLVLPNVAVAELIGQRNLVCQRAQPSWHLGWIDWRQQHLPLIGFEAACGGETPCGERARIVVLNALGDTGLRYLAVLLQDIPRSCKLDSQLNYVDVALASLELAAVQVGEQVARVPDLVGLERLVRDAHLS; this is encoded by the coding sequence ATGCTTGAGTTGATCGCAGGCCAGCGCAGCAGCCTGACGGGCCTGTTGTTGCCGTTGGGCGACCGAACCCTGGTGTTGCCCAATGTGGCTGTGGCCGAGCTTATCGGCCAGCGCAACCTGGTGTGCCAGCGTGCCCAACCGTCCTGGCACCTGGGGTGGATCGACTGGCGCCAGCAGCACCTGCCGCTGATCGGCTTCGAGGCAGCGTGCGGTGGTGAAACCCCGTGTGGCGAGCGGGCGCGTATCGTGGTGCTGAACGCTTTGGGCGACACCGGCCTGCGATATCTGGCGGTGTTGCTGCAGGACATCCCACGCTCGTGCAAGCTCGACAGCCAGCTGAATTATGTGGATGTGGCGTTGGCCAGCCTGGAGTTGGCGGCGGTGCAGGTGGGCGAGCAGGTGGCACGGGTGCCTGACCTGGTTGGGCTGGAAAGGCTCGTGCGTGACGCGCATCTGTCATGA
- a CDS encoding Hpt domain-containing protein: MAAATSPERHDTVALAWTKASILDCLGQARQALERFAGDTGDLSILAFVVDNLHQVHGCLRMLELRGATRLAEELELLARAFAEGQVSPRGDCLGPLFRGLEQLPSYLERLRGARHDLPLVMLPLLNQLRACRGVEPLAQGSLISAAAQRFAGSDDLANLDLSLGNWREQVQAGPGRDALRSVISALCDDLMRIKERLDQFVRGDRQHIEQLDSLLAPLRHVADTLAVLGFQQPRRVIIDQVMALQALAQGQRAADDAVLMDVAGALLYVEASLNGMVGPLEEGGQGGLPGSDLAEIRQLVLNESLNVLQQAKDLIGDCLESGWPRQRLQPLPGLLQQVRGALAMLMLPDAAEVLAGCAGYVHGWLQHLDVEPPAVELDHLADALSASECYLQWRVADPLADAQPFLARARASLAALGVQCTLGEGAMAQDGSTDGVDDELREVFLEEAGELLPQIERHWLRWRADNSLRDALLEVRRDLHTLKGSGRMVHAQAVAELAWGGEHLLNRVLEGRTTLAPEGVVALQQVVVHLPDLLADFAAGQMPQVTEIEQLASHLHALAEKDSPAGGEIDGLDPLLLDIFRNEAQGHLASLEAFLQGTDGQGTEVSDTLQRALHTLKGSAAMAGVLPIAELATALDRLVREYRGHHLPLQAAERQWLEEARGLFQLGLAQLTSTPLAPICGAAQLIEQVGEAVDMRLASLHEEPSHGRRGKRDPQLIASFLAQSMDILLDAEALLSRWQEQPGQRQSLDSLLDGLTTLCHGAHLADLWQMDDVCEALLDLYGAVEEGSLAADGRFFVLARQAHEALLDMLDEVAAGQEPTARPACVEGLRSLLDDALAPEATGLVAPGSVTRLDGPPAPADEAENPGDKELLEVFLEESSDIVESAAAALARWQADPRNSAEVDNLLRDLHTLKGGARMVEIAAIGDLAHELEFLYELLAAGRLPPGAPLFALLQNCHDRLAHMLDAVRLGQPLHAATALIDYIRNFSSAALTDSVAGQAPAGAAPADAPAASPERPPGDLVKVDAELLDDLGNLAGEHSVIRGRIEQQVNDAQFALSEMETTLERMRDQLLRLDMETQGRISSRQPFEGDAYEDFDPLEMDRHSQLQQLSRALFESASDLLDLKETLAQRAQEAQALLQQQARVNSQLQEGLTATLMVPFERLVPRLQRVVRQVASELGKQVELVVGNAEGELDRSVLERMVAPLEHMLRNAVDHGLETREARLAAGKPEQGTIHLNLLHEGADIVIEMTDDGAGVPLEAVRRKAIKRGLLDPQAHLSDHEILQFILRPGFSTAEKITQISGRGLGMDVVHEEVKQLGGSMSIESAQGKGARFLIRLPFTVSINRAVMVHLGEEQYAIPLNTIEGIVRVPPAELAICYQRDVPRYAYAGHEYDLRYLGELLQGLPRPSLLGQSVPLPVLLVHSQQQSFAIQVDSLSPSREIVVKSLGPQFAAVPGLSGATLLGDGRVVLILDLLGQLRGQQRRLARLPGGSGVQRTLFGPAPRRALLVMVVDDSVTVRKVTSRLLERHGMSVLTAKDGVDAMALLEEHRPDVLLLDIEMPRMDGFEVATRIRRDERLKDLPIIMITSRTGQKHRDRAMAIGVNDYLGKPYQESVLLQSIAHWSQTHA; the protein is encoded by the coding sequence ATGGCTGCAGCAACAAGCCCCGAGCGCCACGATACCGTCGCTCTGGCCTGGACCAAGGCGTCCATCCTCGATTGCCTGGGGCAGGCGCGCCAGGCCCTTGAGCGCTTTGCCGGGGATACCGGCGATCTGTCCATCCTGGCGTTCGTGGTGGATAACCTGCACCAGGTTCACGGCTGCCTGCGCATGCTCGAACTGCGCGGTGCCACGCGCCTGGCCGAAGAGCTGGAGCTGCTGGCCAGGGCCTTTGCCGAGGGCCAGGTGAGCCCCCGCGGCGACTGCCTGGGCCCGCTGTTCCGCGGCCTTGAGCAACTGCCCTCGTACCTGGAGCGGCTGCGCGGCGCGCGCCATGACCTGCCTCTGGTCATGCTGCCGCTGCTCAACCAGTTGCGGGCTTGCCGGGGGGTCGAACCGCTGGCCCAGGGCAGCCTGATCAGCGCAGCGGCGCAGCGCTTCGCCGGCTCGGACGACCTGGCCAACCTCGACCTGTCGCTGGGCAATTGGCGGGAGCAGGTTCAGGCAGGGCCTGGGCGTGACGCGCTGCGTTCGGTGATCAGCGCGTTGTGCGACGACCTGATGCGCATCAAGGAACGTCTGGACCAGTTCGTCCGCGGGGACCGTCAGCACATCGAACAGCTGGACAGCCTGTTGGCGCCCTTGCGTCATGTGGCCGATACCCTGGCGGTGCTGGGCTTTCAGCAGCCTCGGCGGGTCATCATCGATCAGGTAATGGCCCTGCAGGCGTTGGCTCAAGGCCAACGCGCGGCGGATGACGCGGTACTCATGGATGTTGCGGGCGCCTTGTTGTATGTGGAGGCGAGCCTCAATGGCATGGTTGGCCCGCTGGAAGAGGGCGGGCAGGGCGGCTTGCCCGGTTCCGACCTGGCCGAGATTCGCCAGCTGGTGTTGAACGAATCGCTGAACGTGTTGCAGCAGGCCAAGGACCTGATCGGCGATTGCCTGGAATCCGGTTGGCCGCGCCAGCGCCTGCAACCATTGCCGGGGTTGCTGCAGCAGGTACGAGGGGCGTTGGCGATGCTGATGCTGCCGGACGCGGCGGAAGTCTTGGCTGGTTGCGCGGGTTATGTGCACGGTTGGTTGCAGCACCTGGATGTCGAGCCGCCGGCGGTTGAGCTTGACCACCTGGCCGATGCCCTCAGCGCCAGTGAGTGTTACCTGCAATGGCGGGTAGCCGACCCTCTGGCCGATGCCCAGCCTTTCCTCGCCAGGGCGCGCGCCAGCCTGGCGGCGCTCGGTGTGCAGTGCACGCTCGGCGAAGGCGCCATGGCCCAGGACGGCAGTACCGACGGGGTGGATGACGAGTTGCGCGAGGTCTTCCTGGAAGAGGCCGGCGAGCTGCTGCCGCAGATCGAGCGGCATTGGTTGCGCTGGCGCGCCGATAACAGCCTGCGGGATGCCTTGCTGGAGGTGCGCCGCGACTTGCATACGCTCAAAGGCAGTGGCCGCATGGTCCATGCTCAGGCGGTCGCCGAATTGGCCTGGGGCGGTGAGCACCTGCTCAACCGGGTACTCGAAGGGCGCACGACACTGGCCCCCGAGGGTGTGGTGGCGCTGCAGCAGGTCGTGGTTCATTTGCCCGACCTGCTGGCCGACTTTGCTGCCGGCCAGATGCCACAGGTGACCGAGATCGAGCAGTTGGCGAGCCACCTGCATGCGCTGGCGGAGAAGGATTCGCCCGCGGGTGGCGAAATCGATGGCCTCGATCCCCTGCTGCTGGACATCTTCCGCAATGAAGCCCAGGGCCATCTGGCCAGCCTGGAGGCATTTCTGCAGGGCACAGACGGTCAGGGCACCGAGGTCAGCGACACCTTGCAACGCGCCTTGCACACCTTGAAGGGCAGCGCCGCGATGGCCGGCGTATTGCCAATCGCCGAGCTCGCCACCGCGCTCGACCGGCTGGTGCGCGAGTACCGGGGGCACCACCTGCCTTTGCAAGCGGCAGAACGCCAATGGCTTGAAGAGGCACGCGGCTTGTTCCAGCTGGGCCTGGCGCAATTGACCAGCACTCCGCTGGCACCCATTTGCGGCGCGGCGCAACTGATCGAACAGGTCGGTGAAGCTGTGGACATGCGCTTGGCCAGCTTGCATGAAGAGCCGTCGCATGGACGCCGGGGCAAGCGTGACCCGCAGTTGATCGCCAGCTTCCTCGCCCAGTCGATGGACATCCTGCTGGATGCCGAGGCCCTGTTGTCGCGCTGGCAGGAGCAGCCCGGCCAACGCCAGTCGCTGGACAGCTTGCTCGACGGGCTGACCACCCTCTGCCACGGTGCACACCTGGCCGACCTGTGGCAGATGGACGATGTCTGTGAAGCGCTGCTGGACCTGTACGGCGCGGTGGAAGAGGGCAGCCTGGCCGCCGATGGGCGCTTTTTTGTCTTGGCACGGCAGGCGCACGAGGCGCTGCTCGACATGCTCGACGAAGTCGCTGCCGGCCAGGAGCCGACCGCCCGCCCAGCCTGCGTCGAGGGCTTGCGGAGCTTGCTGGACGACGCCCTGGCGCCCGAGGCCACTGGCCTGGTGGCACCAGGCTCGGTCACACGCCTCGATGGCCCTCCGGCGCCGGCTGATGAGGCGGAAAACCCGGGCGACAAGGAGCTGCTTGAAGTCTTCCTCGAAGAAAGCTCCGACATTGTTGAAAGCGCCGCCGCCGCGCTTGCGCGTTGGCAGGCCGACCCGCGCAACAGCGCCGAGGTGGACAACCTGCTGCGTGATTTGCACACGCTCAAGGGCGGGGCGCGCATGGTGGAAATCGCCGCTATCGGTGACCTGGCCCACGAACTGGAATTCCTGTACGAACTGCTGGCTGCCGGCCGCTTGCCACCGGGTGCACCGTTGTTCGCCCTGTTGCAGAACTGCCATGACCGCCTGGCGCACATGCTCGACGCGGTGCGCCTGGGGCAGCCGCTGCATGCGGCGACTGCGTTGATCGACTACATCCGCAACTTCAGCAGCGCCGCCCTGACCGACAGCGTTGCCGGGCAGGCCCCGGCCGGGGCAGCACCTGCCGACGCACCTGCCGCTTCACCCGAGCGGCCCCCCGGTGACCTGGTCAAGGTGGATGCCGAACTGCTCGATGACCTGGGCAATCTGGCAGGTGAGCACTCGGTGATTCGTGGGCGTATCGAGCAACAGGTCAATGACGCCCAATTCGCCTTGAGCGAGATGGAAACCACGCTGGAGCGCATGCGCGACCAGTTGCTGCGCCTGGACATGGAAACCCAAGGTCGGATCAGCAGCCGTCAGCCGTTCGAAGGTGACGCCTACGAGGATTTCGACCCACTGGAAATGGACCGCCATTCCCAACTGCAACAATTATCACGGGCATTGTTCGAATCGGCCTCTGACCTGCTTGACCTGAAAGAGACGCTGGCCCAGCGCGCGCAGGAGGCGCAGGCCCTGTTGCAGCAGCAGGCGAGGGTGAACAGCCAGTTGCAGGAAGGCCTCACCGCCACGTTGATGGTGCCGTTCGAACGCCTGGTGCCGCGCTTGCAACGGGTGGTACGCCAAGTGGCCAGCGAGTTGGGCAAGCAGGTGGAACTGGTGGTCGGCAACGCCGAAGGCGAGCTTGATCGCAGTGTTCTGGAACGTATGGTCGCGCCCTTGGAGCACATGCTGCGCAATGCTGTGGATCATGGCCTCGAGACCCGGGAAGCGCGCCTGGCTGCCGGTAAACCTGAGCAGGGCACCATCCATCTCAATTTGCTCCATGAGGGGGCCGATATTGTCATCGAGATGACCGACGACGGTGCCGGCGTGCCGCTGGAGGCGGTGCGGCGCAAGGCGATCAAGCGTGGCCTGCTGGACCCCCAGGCCCACCTGAGTGACCACGAAATCCTGCAGTTCATCTTGCGCCCGGGGTTTTCCACCGCAGAGAAGATCACCCAGATCTCCGGGCGTGGCCTGGGCATGGACGTGGTGCACGAAGAGGTCAAGCAACTGGGCGGCTCGATGAGTATCGAGTCGGCGCAGGGCAAGGGCGCACGCTTTCTGATTCGCCTGCCGTTCACGGTGTCGATCAACCGTGCCGTGATGGTTCACCTGGGTGAGGAGCAGTACGCCATCCCGCTCAATACCATCGAAGGCATCGTGCGCGTGCCGCCGGCCGAGCTGGCTATCTGTTACCAGCGGGATGTGCCGCGCTACGCCTATGCTGGCCATGAATACGATTTGCGTTACCTGGGCGAGCTGCTGCAAGGCCTGCCGCGGCCGAGCCTTCTGGGCCAGAGCGTGCCATTGCCGGTGTTGCTGGTGCACTCCCAGCAACAGTCGTTCGCGATCCAGGTCGACAGCCTGTCGCCGAGCCGCGAGATCGTGGTGAAGAGCTTGGGCCCGCAGTTCGCTGCCGTGCCAGGGTTGTCCGGCGCGACCTTGCTCGGTGATGGTAGGGTGGTGCTGATTCTTGATCTGCTTGGCCAGTTGCGCGGCCAGCAGCGCCGCCTGGCGCGGCTGCCGGGTGGTAGCGGGGTGCAGCGCACGCTGTTCGGCCCGGCGCCGCGGCGGGCATTGCTGGTGATGGTGGTGGACGATTCGGTGACCGTGCGCAAGGTGACCAGCCGCCTGCTGGAGCGCCATGGCATGAGCGTGCTGACGGCCAAGGACGGTGTGGATGCCATGGCACTGCTGGAAGAGCACCGCCCGGATGTGTTGCTGCTGGACATCGAAATGCCGCGCATGGATGGCTTTGAAGTGGCCACCCGCATTCGTCGCGATGAGCGCCTCAAGGACCTGCCGATCATCATGATCACCTCACGCACCGGGCAGAAGCACCGCGACCGGGCCATGGCCATCGGTGTCAACGACTACCTGGGCAAGCCGTATCAGGAGTCGGTGCTGCTGCAGAGTATCGCCCATTGGAGCCAAACCCATGCTTGA
- a CDS encoding adenosylmethionine--8-amino-7-oxononanoate transaminase has protein sequence MGLNDQWMQRDLKVLWHPCTQMKDHEQLPLIPIKRGEGVWLEDFEGKRYLDAVSSWWVNVFGHANPRINQRIKDQVDQLEHVILAGFSHQPVIELSERLVAMTPAGLDRVFYADNGSSCIEVALKMSFHYWQNIGKPAKKRFVTLTNSYHGETIAAMSVGDVPLFTETYKALLLDTIKVPSPDCYLRPEGMGWEEHSRNMFSAMEQTLAEHHETISAVIIEPLIQGAGGMRMYHPVYLKLLREACDRYGVHLIHDEIAVGFGRTGTMFACEQAGIRPDFLCLSKALTGGYLPLAACLTTDTVYQAFYDDYPTLRAFLHSHSYTGNPLACAAALATLDIFEQDNVIEANKALASRMASATAHLADHAHVAEIRQTGMALAIEMVQEKAGKVAYPWQERRGLKVFEHALSRGALLRPLGSVVYFLPPYVITPEQIDFLAEVASEGIDIATRESVSVAVPANFHPDFRDPG, from the coding sequence ATGGGCCTCAACGATCAATGGATGCAGCGTGACCTGAAGGTCTTGTGGCACCCCTGCACCCAGATGAAAGACCACGAGCAGTTGCCGCTGATCCCGATCAAGCGCGGGGAAGGCGTGTGGCTCGAGGACTTCGAAGGCAAACGCTACCTGGATGCGGTCAGCAGTTGGTGGGTGAATGTGTTTGGCCACGCCAACCCGCGCATCAATCAGCGCATCAAGGACCAGGTCGATCAACTCGAGCATGTGATCCTGGCAGGTTTCAGCCACCAGCCGGTGATCGAGCTGTCCGAGCGTCTGGTGGCGATGACGCCTGCCGGCCTGGACCGGGTGTTCTATGCCGACAATGGCTCGTCGTGCATCGAAGTGGCGCTGAAAATGAGCTTCCATTACTGGCAGAACATCGGCAAACCGGCGAAAAAGCGCTTCGTCACCCTGACCAACAGCTACCACGGCGAGACCATCGCTGCGATGTCGGTGGGCGATGTGCCGCTGTTCACCGAAACCTACAAAGCGCTGCTGCTCGACACCATCAAGGTACCCAGCCCGGATTGCTACCTGCGCCCCGAGGGCATGGGATGGGAAGAGCACTCGCGCAACATGTTCAGCGCCATGGAACAGACGCTGGCCGAACACCACGAAACGATCTCGGCGGTCATCATCGAGCCGTTGATCCAGGGTGCAGGCGGCATGCGCATGTACCACCCGGTCTATCTCAAGCTGCTGCGCGAGGCGTGCGACCGCTATGGCGTGCACTTGATCCACGACGAGATTGCCGTGGGCTTTGGGCGCACCGGCACGATGTTCGCTTGTGAGCAGGCTGGCATCCGCCCGGATTTCCTGTGCCTGTCCAAGGCGCTGACCGGTGGCTACCTGCCGCTGGCCGCGTGCCTGACCACCGACACGGTGTACCAGGCGTTCTACGACGACTACCCGACCCTGCGCGCATTCCTGCATTCGCACAGCTACACCGGCAACCCGCTGGCCTGCGCCGCGGCCCTGGCGACCCTGGACATTTTCGAACAGGACAACGTCATCGAGGCCAACAAGGCGTTGGCCTCACGCATGGCCAGTGCCACTGCGCACCTGGCCGATCATGCCCATGTTGCCGAAATCCGCCAGACCGGCATGGCCCTGGCGATCGAAATGGTCCAGGAGAAGGCGGGCAAGGTCGCCTACCCGTGGCAGGAGCGCCGTGGCCTGAAAGTGTTCGAGCATGCCCTGTCCCGCGGCGCCCTGCTGCGCCCACTGGGCAGCGTGGTGTACTTCCTGCCGCCGTACGTGATCACGCCCGAGCAGATCGACTTCCTTGCCGAGGTGGCCAGTGAAGGCATCGATATCGCCACGCGAGAAAGCGTCAGCGTGGCGGTGCCAGCGAACTTCCACCCCGATTTCCGCGATCCGGGCTAA
- a CDS encoding 16S rRNA (uracil(1498)-N(3))-methyltransferase, producing MRLSRFFIDAPLSLGEHDLPEAQAHYIGRVLRMAPGDAVQLFDGSGQEYLGQLLEVGKKSVRVSLDQAVAGQAESPLHIHLGQGLSRGERMDWAIQKATELGANEITPIISERCEVRLKDERADKRLAHWRQVAISACEQCGRSTLPIIHAPVTLADWIKGSDADLKLVLHPVAEPLTSHDKPARLAFLIGPEGGLSEAEVDQAKGAGFHAARLGPRVLRTETAPVVALSVAQQLWGDF from the coding sequence ATGAGACTGTCCCGTTTCTTCATCGACGCCCCCCTGAGCCTCGGCGAGCATGACCTGCCCGAAGCCCAGGCCCACTATATCGGCCGCGTACTGCGTATGGCCCCCGGCGACGCCGTGCAATTGTTCGATGGCAGCGGCCAGGAATACCTGGGCCAATTGCTCGAAGTGGGCAAGAAGAGCGTGCGCGTGAGCCTCGACCAGGCCGTCGCCGGCCAGGCCGAGTCGCCCTTGCACATTCACCTGGGCCAGGGGCTTTCCCGCGGCGAGCGCATGGACTGGGCGATCCAGAAGGCCACTGAACTGGGCGCCAATGAAATCACCCCGATCATCAGCGAACGCTGTGAAGTGCGCCTCAAAGACGAGCGCGCCGACAAGCGCCTCGCCCACTGGCGCCAGGTCGCGATCAGCGCCTGCGAACAATGCGGCCGCTCGACCTTGCCGATCATCCATGCGCCCGTGACCTTGGCAGACTGGATCAAGGGCAGCGATGCTGACCTGAAACTGGTCTTGCACCCTGTCGCTGAGCCGTTGACCAGTCATGACAAACCGGCACGCCTGGCGTTTCTGATCGGCCCCGAGGGTGGTTTGAGCGAAGCGGAAGTCGACCAGGCAAAGGGCGCGGGCTTCCACGCTGCCCGCCTCGGCCCCCGGGTGCTGCGCACCGAAACAGCACCGGTGGTGGCCCTGTCGGTGGCGCAACAGCTGTGGGGCGACTTCTAA